The Shewanella sp. MTB7 genome includes a window with the following:
- a CDS encoding amidohydrolase family protein: MHNNIKSITIIAAFTLAYTSDTIANDQLTDNTPKITALTHATLMVEPGVRLEDSTLLIKKNKIVGIVKNNNIPKHAYVINLNGYTIYPGFIDPFTNYAIDFEYPKTEVKPPVYEIKRIGGNAKNGAIHAEKEWFNFVYPNKDRALDWIQNGFTSVQSSNLDGIFRGRGVTLSLADKHANQIIYPAKSNHFMAFNKGSSPQDYPGSLMGSMALIRQTLSDANWYNENKTKSFSKHQNLIVEFNTALAGLGYIKNETIIFDSRNLNNQLRAAHMLNEHNLTAHLLGNGKEYIRINELKAFPFSLILPLNFPESPKVSDNDNEREISLASMRHWERAPSNLKTVSDAEIPFAITQYGINAELFWPRLKQAIHSGLSETAALAALTTDAAEMAGISEISGRLKAGFMADLVITKGNIFQDGEIHSVWLQGDEKQLIDRNTYLLDHIFQLQVGDLTLDLELDRTDKDKLTGFLSSGEQQITLHNLNYHDHRLTFNAKLDSAGFEGINRFTLWFDEQGIHGRMLDKHNVVTSVAGLITEQVIPKPVLEPKQARGYVSTLTQPNVAYGRETALKPEKLHISNATIWTSDKQGIIEHSDLLISQGQIERIGQQLSTPSGYQFIDATGKHVTAGIIDEHSHIAINGGTNEGTDAITSEVRIGDVINPDDIAIYRALAGGVTTAQLLHGSANPIGGQAQIIQMKWGENATKLKYTQAPASIKFALGENVKQSNWGDNFTQRFPQSRMGVKSLFTEAFNEARAYQDALDNYQKLRGSEKRRRVAPQPNYRLDAIVEVLEQEREVHIHSYVQSEILMFLRLAEAYKFKVGTFTHILEGYKVADEIAAHGASASTFSDWWAYKFEVYDAIPQNTCLMQNSGILTSINSDDYEMQRRLNQEAAKSIMYCDMSPENAWNMITINPAIQLGIDQALGSITKGKQADIVLWDHSPLSVYAKVESTWIEGKRYFDRSVDKQMQRQVSEERAALIQKILISQNSENPLPPGKVVEEIWEPKWHCDTQYDVWQHARQGGERL, from the coding sequence ATGCATAACAATATAAAATCAATAACAATAATTGCTGCATTCACTTTAGCTTACACTAGCGATACAATAGCAAACGACCAACTAACTGATAATACACCAAAAATAACAGCTTTAACCCATGCAACCTTGATGGTAGAGCCGGGGGTTCGCCTTGAAGATTCGACACTTTTAATCAAGAAAAATAAGATTGTTGGGATTGTCAAAAATAACAATATTCCTAAACACGCCTATGTTATCAATTTAAATGGTTACACTATCTATCCAGGTTTCATCGACCCATTTACAAACTACGCGATCGATTTTGAATACCCTAAAACAGAAGTTAAACCTCCAGTTTATGAAATAAAACGAATAGGCGGTAATGCTAAAAACGGAGCGATTCATGCCGAAAAAGAGTGGTTTAACTTTGTATACCCCAATAAAGATAGAGCACTTGACTGGATCCAGAACGGTTTTACCAGCGTACAATCAAGCAATTTAGATGGCATATTTCGTGGACGTGGAGTGACATTATCTCTGGCGGATAAACACGCAAATCAAATTATATATCCTGCTAAATCGAATCATTTTATGGCATTTAACAAGGGCAGTTCACCACAGGATTATCCAGGCTCTCTGATGGGGAGTATGGCCCTTATTCGTCAAACCTTATCCGATGCAAATTGGTATAATGAAAATAAAACTAAATCTTTTTCTAAACATCAAAACCTCATTGTCGAGTTTAATACTGCTTTAGCAGGATTGGGTTACATCAAAAATGAAACTATTATTTTTGATTCTCGTAACTTAAACAACCAACTCAGAGCTGCACACATGTTAAATGAGCATAACCTTACAGCTCATTTGCTTGGAAATGGTAAAGAGTATATCCGTATAAATGAATTAAAAGCGTTTCCATTTAGCTTAATTTTGCCACTAAACTTTCCCGAATCACCCAAAGTTAGCGACAATGACAACGAAAGAGAGATAAGTTTAGCTAGCATGCGTCACTGGGAACGAGCTCCAAGTAACCTTAAAACCGTCTCGGATGCAGAGATCCCCTTCGCCATAACTCAATATGGAATTAACGCCGAGTTGTTTTGGCCAAGACTTAAGCAAGCTATCCACTCTGGGCTGAGTGAAACAGCTGCATTAGCGGCCCTCACCACAGATGCCGCAGAAATGGCAGGTATTAGTGAAATAAGTGGCCGCTTAAAAGCTGGCTTTATGGCCGATCTTGTTATTACTAAAGGCAACATATTTCAAGATGGTGAGATCCACAGCGTGTGGCTGCAAGGAGATGAAAAGCAACTCATTGACCGTAATACCTACTTATTGGATCACATCTTTCAACTGCAAGTCGGTGATCTGACACTGGATCTTGAACTTGATAGAACAGATAAAGATAAATTAACCGGTTTTCTCTCGAGTGGTGAGCAGCAAATTACTCTGCATAATCTTAACTATCATGATCACAGATTAACCTTCAATGCCAAACTGGATTCGGCAGGGTTTGAAGGGATAAATCGTTTTACCTTATGGTTTGATGAGCAAGGTATACATGGCCGTATGCTGGATAAACACAATGTTGTCACCTCAGTAGCAGGCCTTATCACAGAGCAAGTTATCCCCAAACCAGTCCTAGAGCCTAAACAGGCAAGAGGATATGTCTCAACATTAACCCAACCTAATGTGGCCTACGGAAGGGAAACTGCGCTCAAACCTGAAAAGTTACATATCAGCAATGCCACTATCTGGACCTCGGACAAGCAGGGAATAATTGAACACAGTGATCTGCTCATCTCTCAAGGACAAATTGAGCGTATAGGTCAACAACTATCCACCCCTTCCGGCTACCAATTTATTGATGCGACCGGCAAACATGTCACTGCTGGCATCATTGATGAGCACTCCCATATTGCCATCAATGGCGGTACTAACGAAGGCACTGATGCCATCACTTCAGAAGTACGAATTGGTGACGTCATCAACCCAGACGATATCGCAATTTACCGTGCCCTTGCTGGCGGTGTCACTACAGCCCAACTCCTACACGGCAGTGCCAACCCCATAGGCGGGCAGGCACAAATCATTCAGATGAAATGGGGGGAGAATGCGACAAAACTAAAATACACTCAAGCTCCAGCTAGTATCAAATTTGCGTTAGGTGAGAACGTCAAACAGAGCAATTGGGGCGACAATTTTACCCAACGTTTCCCTCAAAGTAGAATGGGGGTAAAATCCCTCTTCACCGAGGCCTTTAATGAAGCCCGAGCTTATCAGGATGCACTCGATAATTATCAAAAGCTCAGAGGAAGTGAAAAACGCCGCCGAGTAGCACCACAACCAAATTACCGTTTAGACGCCATTGTCGAAGTCCTAGAGCAAGAGCGCGAAGTGCATATTCACTCTTATGTGCAATCAGAGATTTTAATGTTCCTACGACTAGCCGAAGCATACAAGTTTAAAGTTGGCACCTTCACCCACATCCTCGAAGGTTATAAAGTCGCTGATGAGATAGCTGCTCACGGAGCGTCGGCATCAACGTTTTCAGATTGGTGGGCCTATAAGTTTGAGGTCTATGATGCTATTCCACAAAATACCTGCCTGATGCAAAATAGCGGCATATTAACCAGCATCAATTCCGATGACTATGAGATGCAAAGACGTCTGAATCAAGAAGCGGCAAAATCTATCATGTATTGTGACATGTCACCTGAAAACGCTTGGAACATGATCACCATCAACCCGGCAATTCAATTGGGTATAGATCAAGCGTTAGGATCTATCACGAAAGGAAAACAAGCCGATATCGTACTCTGGGATCACTCACCCTTGTCTGTTTATGCCAAAGTAGAATCCACTTGGATTGAAGGCAAACGATATTTTGATCGCAGCGTCGACAAACAGATGCAACGACAAGTCAGTGAAGAAAGAGCGGCATTGATTCAAAAAATCTTAATCAGCCAAAACAGCGAAAACCCACTGCCACCCGGGAAGGTAGTTGAAGAGATCTGGGAGCCTAAATGGCACTGTGACACCCAGTATGATGTATGGCAACACGCTCGTCAGGGAGGAGAGAGATTATGA
- a CDS encoding RHS repeat-associated core domain-containing protein, whose protein sequence is MKILMFTRFAINSFVALVLSVALLSFQSQASQGQTVFIPIAVGDITTFIPIMPSSSTGSVTSTTTDGSYNLNWSAVTNASYYQIIITDEDGKKRIIKVFGTSYDLAGLSLGSNTIEVQACNANHQCGVGYLAGTVSRSSKVTYQHTDMLGTPVMETDEAGQVARRSVYEPFGKRLGGEKAGIGYTGHLQDEDLGLTYMQARYYDPLIGRFYSNDPLPFRDVHSFNRYAYANNNPYKYIDPDGENPLAILGGIVGAVGGGVSAALNGGDAKQIFAGAISGGAVGGLAGATFGASLAPSLIASVAVSAASSAIGEAAGQTMANTDTSKIDTSSVESTLSSTASAVSEGFSKVNGGEVLAAGALGTLGGVVDKAAKAIKFTDKAAAATAETVNVLNSAHVDELGNN, encoded by the coding sequence ATGAAAATATTAATGTTCACTCGGTTTGCCATTAATTCATTTGTTGCGCTTGTTTTGTCAGTCGCTTTACTGTCTTTTCAATCACAAGCAAGCCAAGGGCAAACGGTATTTATTCCGATTGCTGTTGGGGATATCACCACCTTTATTCCCATTATGCCTTCAAGTAGCACCGGGAGTGTGACTAGCACCACGACTGATGGCAGTTATAACCTCAATTGGTCAGCGGTGACGAATGCAAGTTATTACCAAATCATCATCACCGATGAAGATGGTAAAAAGCGCATTATTAAGGTATTCGGAACCAGTTACGACTTGGCTGGCTTGTCGTTGGGGAGTAATACCATAGAGGTGCAAGCTTGTAATGCCAATCATCAATGTGGTGTGGGGTATCTAGCGGGCACGGTATCACGTAGCTCTAAGGTGACCTATCAGCATACCGATATGTTGGGTACACCAGTGATGGAGACTGATGAAGCAGGCCAAGTGGCTCGTCGTAGTGTCTATGAGCCATTTGGTAAGCGCCTTGGCGGCGAAAAAGCGGGTATCGGCTATACGGGGCACCTGCAAGATGAAGATCTAGGTCTTACCTATATGCAGGCACGATACTATGACCCCTTGATTGGAAGGTTTTATTCGAATGATCCTCTGCCATTTAGGGATGTACATAGTTTTAACCGTTATGCATATGCGAATAATAATCCTTACAAATATATTGATCCTGATGGTGAAAACCCATTAGCTATTTTAGGTGGAATAGTTGGTGCCGTAGGAGGAGGAGTGTCGGCCGCTCTAAATGGTGGTGATGCTAAGCAAATATTTGCAGGAGCCATTTCTGGAGGAGCCGTTGGTGGGTTAGCGGGAGCAACTTTTGGCGCTTCTTTAGCTCCATCATTGATTGCAAGTGTGGCCGTGAGTGCAGCTAGTAGTGCTATCGGTGAAGCTGCTGGGCAAACAATGGCTAACACTGATACAAGTAAAATAGATACATCGTCTGTTGAATCTACGCTATCTTCCACAGCAAGTGCAGTATCGGAAGGGTTTAGCAAAGTTAATGGTGGTGAGGTTTTAGCTGCGGGTGCATTAGGTACTTTGGGAGGGGTTGTAGATAAGGCTGCTAAAGCGATAAAATTCACTGATAAAGCTGCTGCCGCTACAGCGGAAACTGTTAATGTTTTGAATTCAGCTCATGTTGATGAACTCGGCAATAATTAA
- a CDS encoding sialate O-acetylesterase has translation MKFSLTLALITFAFAVSAQASDEGKHLLILSGQSNMARLDPSVSFTPTLDNHLGKNNFIVVKDAKGGQPIRRWYKQWKPVEGEMPADNGDLYDRLMVKVNGAIQGEKIKTVTFVWMQGERDAKDKQGRVYADSLKGLFKQLSMDLNKKDINIVIGRINDFDMENKKAAHWTSIREAQVEVAESLPRATWVNTDDLNGKTNDIHALEDGYDILGERFALKAIELIKVESNIPAN, from the coding sequence ATGAAGTTTTCTTTAACTCTTGCGCTAATCACATTCGCTTTTGCTGTGTCAGCACAAGCAAGTGACGAGGGTAAGCACTTGCTTATACTATCTGGACAATCAAATATGGCACGTCTGGATCCCTCTGTTTCCTTTACGCCGACCCTAGATAACCATCTCGGTAAGAATAACTTTATCGTTGTGAAAGATGCCAAAGGAGGTCAACCCATTCGTCGCTGGTATAAGCAGTGGAAACCTGTAGAAGGTGAGATGCCTGCGGATAATGGCGATCTATATGACCGCCTAATGGTTAAAGTTAATGGGGCAATTCAAGGTGAAAAAATAAAAACCGTAACCTTTGTTTGGATGCAGGGGGAGCGTGATGCCAAAGACAAGCAAGGGAGAGTCTATGCCGATAGCTTGAAGGGGTTATTCAAACAACTTTCTATGGATTTAAACAAGAAAGATATCAATATCGTTATCGGTCGCATTAATGATTTTGATATGGAGAATAAAAAAGCAGCTCACTGGACAAGCATACGAGAAGCTCAAGTCGAAGTTGCAGAGTCGCTCCCTAGAGCTACTTGGGTAAATACCGACGATCTTAACGGTAAAACAAATGACATACATGCATTAGAGGATGGGTACGACATCTTAGGTGAGCGTTTTGCGCTAAAAGCGATCGAATTGATTAAAGTGGAATCTAATATACCGGCAAATTAA
- a CDS encoding amidohydrolase family protein: protein MKKLTLSTVIPLANLAILMHLSVFPSAVLAHDMVPAPAQTTEILFKNATLHTVIDGVKHNTDLLIQDGVIKAIGTNLTVPDAVIVDVSNKHIYPGLIALDTSIGLIEVEMMRPSNDSYEIGLSNPQLEAINAFNPDSEIIPTVRVNGITHAQVVPQGERLAGQSALVSLDSWTVEEAIVPSTLAFHLYWPSQGALPEDEEKRKTKREKYQSSLNQIDRTFSDGYRYFLASNANKVTTQDIRWQALLPLYQGQGQLFVHANGQKQIEEAVSLAKQYQFKLVIVGGYDAWRLGELLNEIDAKVIYTKTLSLPMRNDEPIDLSFKIPALLKQAQIPFALGFSSDWNSRNLPLAAGQTIAYGLSKEEALKSITLDAAKIIGVDKMGAIALGYAANLVISVGDILDPMMTKIEHVYIDGRAVDLNNRQQQLYQKYLKR, encoded by the coding sequence ATGAAGAAGTTAACTCTATCTACCGTGATCCCTTTAGCGAACCTAGCCATACTTATGCACCTATCGGTATTTCCAAGCGCTGTATTAGCCCATGATATGGTGCCAGCCCCCGCTCAAACCACCGAGATCCTGTTTAAAAATGCCACCTTACATACCGTTATCGACGGAGTGAAACACAATACCGATCTGTTAATTCAAGATGGCGTTATTAAAGCCATAGGCACAAATTTAACCGTACCTGATGCTGTTATTGTCGATGTCAGTAACAAGCATATTTATCCAGGCTTAATTGCGCTCGACACCAGTATAGGATTAATCGAAGTTGAGATGATGCGACCCAGTAATGACAGTTACGAAATAGGGTTAAGCAACCCGCAACTCGAAGCGATTAACGCCTTTAATCCAGATTCAGAAATTATCCCCACCGTAAGAGTTAATGGTATTACTCACGCTCAAGTTGTCCCCCAAGGTGAACGTTTAGCCGGTCAATCGGCACTTGTGTCACTCGACAGCTGGACTGTAGAGGAAGCCATTGTACCGTCGACATTGGCTTTTCACCTCTATTGGCCAAGTCAGGGTGCTCTACCCGAAGATGAAGAGAAGCGTAAAACTAAACGAGAAAAATACCAGAGCAGCTTAAATCAGATAGATCGCACCTTCTCTGACGGCTATCGTTACTTTCTAGCCAGTAATGCCAACAAAGTGACCACACAGGATATTCGCTGGCAAGCATTGCTGCCATTATATCAGGGCCAAGGGCAGCTTTTTGTTCACGCCAATGGACAGAAGCAGATAGAGGAAGCAGTATCACTAGCTAAACAGTACCAATTTAAGCTCGTGATCGTCGGCGGCTATGATGCTTGGCGCCTTGGCGAACTGCTCAATGAGATAGACGCTAAGGTTATCTATACCAAAACCCTAAGTCTTCCCATGAGAAATGACGAGCCCATAGATCTGAGTTTTAAGATCCCAGCTCTGCTCAAACAAGCTCAAATTCCCTTTGCACTCGGCTTCTCCTCGGATTGGAACAGCAGAAATTTACCTTTAGCGGCAGGACAAACGATCGCTTATGGATTGAGTAAAGAGGAGGCTTTGAAAAGCATCACCCTAGATGCAGCTAAGATAATTGGTGTTGATAAGATGGGCGCGATTGCACTAGGTTATGCGGCTAACTTAGTGATCTCAGTTGGTGACATATTAGACCCCATGATGACAAAAATAGAACACGTTTATATCGATGGCAGAGCCGTGGATCTAAATAATCGACAACAACAGCTTTATCAAAAGTACCTAAAGCGATAG
- the tsaA gene encoding tRNA (N6-threonylcarbamoyladenosine(37)-N6)-methyltransferase TrmO: protein MTFTSQIQAVALCRTPYKQKFGIPRQPGLVTAARGFVELQVPFNHIDAVRGLEQYSHLWLLFSFHENLSQGWKTTVRPPRLGGNEKLGVFATRSTFRPNGIGQSVVKLHKIHHNNGVVSLEISGMDLLDGTPVIDIKPYIPFSDSIADAQGGIAHEAPALAEVQFSEHALQQVIAYEKLAQYPRLAALIQGVLAQDPRPAYKKAKADPKEYQVALYDLDILWHMQGNTIVVTELRAGPKG, encoded by the coding sequence ATGACATTTACTAGTCAGATCCAGGCTGTCGCCCTGTGCCGCACTCCCTACAAACAAAAATTTGGCATTCCAAGACAGCCAGGGCTCGTTACCGCTGCTCGGGGTTTTGTTGAACTACAAGTCCCCTTTAATCATATCGATGCTGTTAGGGGTTTAGAGCAATATTCACACCTATGGCTGTTATTCAGTTTTCATGAAAACCTGTCACAAGGTTGGAAAACCACGGTCAGGCCACCTCGTCTTGGCGGCAATGAAAAGTTGGGTGTGTTTGCTACTCGCTCGACTTTTAGGCCTAATGGCATAGGCCAATCTGTGGTAAAACTGCATAAGATCCACCACAATAATGGCGTGGTATCGTTAGAGATCTCAGGTATGGATCTTCTCGATGGCACTCCCGTTATAGATATTAAACCCTACATTCCCTTTTCAGACTCCATAGCAGATGCACAAGGTGGCATAGCCCACGAAGCGCCAGCTTTAGCTGAGGTTCAATTCTCTGAACACGCACTCCAGCAAGTGATCGCTTATGAAAAGCTAGCGCAATATCCTAGGCTAGCAGCACTAATCCAAGGCGTACTGGCACAGGATCCTCGCCCAGCCTATAAAAAAGCCAAGGCCGATCCTAAAGAGTATCAAGTTGCCCTGTATGATTTAGATATTCTCTGGCATATGCAAGGTAACACCATAGTGGTTACTGAGTTACGTGCTGGGCCCAAAGGGTAA
- a CDS encoding acyltransferase produces MPWLYFTLKPKLLSWAQPWQKQVQAEFMALETVSFAENCFIAPEAKLFAEPGRDIIVGSRCMIAADSFLHGPITLGDEVAINHNCSLDGGRAGIKIGAQTRIANNVTIYAFNHGMVPDSPIYQQASNSKGVTIGKDVWIGAQAGIVDGVTIGDYAVIGMGCIVTKDVPDFAIVTGNPARVIGDRRDKV; encoded by the coding sequence ATGCCTTGGCTCTATTTCACTCTCAAACCTAAACTACTGAGTTGGGCTCAACCTTGGCAAAAGCAAGTTCAAGCTGAGTTTATGGCATTGGAGACAGTGTCATTCGCAGAAAACTGCTTTATTGCCCCCGAGGCCAAGCTATTTGCCGAACCCGGACGGGATATCATTGTCGGTTCGCGCTGCATGATAGCCGCCGATAGCTTTCTCCATGGGCCCATCACCTTAGGTGATGAAGTAGCGATCAACCATAACTGCTCCCTAGACGGAGGACGTGCAGGCATCAAAATAGGTGCGCAAACTCGCATCGCCAATAACGTCACCATCTACGCCTTCAATCACGGCATGGTACCCGATAGCCCAATCTATCAGCAAGCCTCAAACTCCAAAGGAGTGACGATAGGCAAAGATGTCTGGATTGGCGCTCAAGCTGGGATAGTCGATGGGGTTACTATAGGTGACTACGCCGTCATAGGCATGGGCTGCATCGTCACCAAAGATGTGCCTGATTTTGCCATCGTTACAGGCAATCCAGCCAGAGTGATAGGTGACCGACGCGATAAAGTGTAA
- a CDS encoding transposase codes for MPRKPRFYAPNITNHIIQRGNNHSACFFNDDDFKIYINALTDALNQYNVKLHAFVLMTNHVHLLMTPSTTEGISQVMQSIGRTYVSTINRLYQRTGTLWEGRHKACLIDSEAYFIACLRYIELNPVRANMVKHPSEYPWSSYQFHGAGKQIACLTPHPLYQQLGSTPELRQHHYRELFNTALPPEQIHTIRNCLNHNYPLGNDKFRADIEAHLNVRFGHLSPGHPVKPL; via the coding sequence ATGCCACGAAAGCCACGTTTTTATGCCCCAAACATTACCAACCATATCATTCAGCGTGGCAATAATCACTCCGCTTGCTTCTTCAATGATGACGACTTTAAAATCTACATTAACGCACTCACTGATGCGCTAAATCAATATAATGTAAAACTACATGCTTTCGTGCTAATGACTAATCATGTTCACCTGCTTATGACTCCTTCAACAACTGAAGGCATCTCACAAGTAATGCAAAGTATCGGCCGCACTTATGTCAGTACAATAAACCGACTTTACCAGCGTACTGGTACCCTTTGGGAGGGGCGTCATAAAGCCTGCCTTATCGATAGCGAAGCCTACTTCATAGCTTGCCTACGCTACATCGAACTCAATCCAGTAAGAGCCAACATGGTTAAACATCCCAGCGAATACCCATGGTCAAGCTATCAATTTCATGGTGCTGGAAAACAGATTGCTTGCCTAACACCACATCCGCTCTATCAACAACTTGGCTCTACACCAGAGCTTCGGCAACATCACTATAGAGAGCTATTCAATACAGCTCTGCCACCTGAACAAATCCATACCATCAGAAACTGTTTAAATCACAACTACCCACTTGGTAATGACAAATTCAGGGCCGACATTGAAGCCCATTTAAATGTGAGATTTGGCCATCTCTCACCAGGACATCCAGTTAAACCTCTGTAA
- the rcsF gene encoding Rcs stress response system protein RcsF, whose amino-acid sequence MKKMLIPALLILVSGCAGEYQFSSNLNGEAIDDYFKASDVIVYENSQPNGKFERKGLVEGESCQLATNDAPASIAEARTMARRSAADKGANGLIIKTCFIAAEKTQQCISSAICVGQAIKMADTTTH is encoded by the coding sequence ATGAAAAAAATGTTAATCCCAGCTCTGCTTATACTCGTTAGTGGATGTGCTGGCGAGTACCAATTTAGCAGTAATCTCAATGGTGAAGCGATCGATGACTACTTCAAAGCATCTGATGTCATTGTCTATGAAAATAGTCAACCTAACGGCAAGTTTGAACGTAAAGGTCTCGTTGAAGGTGAATCTTGTCAGCTAGCAACAAATGATGCACCAGCAAGCATCGCAGAAGCACGCACCATGGCCAGACGTTCGGCTGCAGACAAAGGCGCTAATGGACTAATCATTAAGACCTGCTTCATCGCAGCTGAGAAAACACAGCAATGCATTAGCAGTGCTATCTGCGTCGGACAAGCCATTAAAATGGCCGATACCACCACACACTGA
- a CDS encoding IS3 family transposase (programmed frameshift): MNTKRQYRTYTKEFKEEAIGLITEQGYTVPQAADALGVSSNLLYTWRQKAEELENSSVSSDEKTELLALRKEVKQLRMEKEIPKKGQCLLRERNEVKFRFIREHKPRFPTKTLCYVLRVSRSTFYDWLARPAQIISEQELNLYRTAKRLFKRSRGSLGSRQLAKKLRLEGFSIGRYRTRTIMRKLGLVVTQRQAYKVTTKRKHSDSVADNLLDQQFYPEKVNQIWAGDVTYLRTRQGWMFLAIVMDLHSRRIVGWAISKRMTVNLVERALRMAITLRKPKRGIMFHSDRGSQYTSKQFQNLLNGHGIVASMSSVGACLDNAVVERFFGSLKHEWLLNVVHLTRETMKQDVEEYIRYYNHERLHTTLGDLTPISYEKLQSKVSGLA; encoded by the exons ATGAATACAAAACGTCAGTATCGAACTTATACCAAAGAATTTAAAGAAGAAGCCATCGGCTTAATCACAGAACAAGGCTACACCGTCCCGCAAGCTGCCGATGCGCTAGGAGTGTCATCAAACCTGCTATATACCTGGAGACAGAAGGCTGAGGAGCTCGAAAACTCATCCGTTAGTTCAGATGAAAAGACTGAGCTATTAGCGCTTCGAAAAGAGGTTAAGCAGCTGAGAATGGAGAAAGAAATTC CTAAAAAAGGCCAGTGCCTTCTTCGCGAGAGAAATGAAGTAAAGTTTCGGTTTATTCGAGAGCATAAGCCTCGATTCCCGACAAAAACGCTTTGTTATGTTCTGCGTGTAAGTCGCAGTACATTTTATGATTGGCTAGCTAGACCAGCTCAAATAATAAGTGAGCAAGAGCTCAATCTCTACCGAACGGCTAAACGTCTTTTTAAGCGCAGCCGAGGAAGTTTAGGCTCTCGTCAACTAGCCAAGAAACTACGCCTGGAAGGCTTCAGTATTGGACGTTATCGCACTCGAACTATTATGCGAAAGCTCGGTCTAGTAGTCACTCAACGCCAAGCTTACAAGGTAACTACAAAGCGTAAACACAGTGATAGCGTTGCAGATAATCTGCTGGATCAGCAATTCTATCCTGAGAAAGTTAATCAGATTTGGGCTGGTGATGTGACTTATTTAAGGACGCGTCAGGGCTGGATGTTTCTAGCTATTGTAATGGACTTACACTCTAGACGCATAGTAGGTTGGGCCATATCAAAGCGCATGACTGTTAATTTAGTTGAGCGAGCATTGCGAATGGCAATAACGTTACGAAAACCCAAAAGAGGGATCATGTTTCATAGTGACAGAGGCTCACAATACACCAGTAAGCAGTTTCAAAACCTGTTGAATGGACATGGGATAGTTGCTTCGATGAGCAGCGTAGGAGCCTGTTTAGACAATGCAGTTGTTGAGCGTTTCTTTGGAAGTTTGAAGCATGAGTGGTTGTTAAATGTGGTGCATTTAACGCGGGAAACAATGAAGCAAGATGTTGAAGAATATATTCGGTATTACAACCACGAGCGGCTTCACACAACACTTGGTGATTTAACACCTATCAGCTACGAAAAATTACAAAGTAAGGTGTCCGGTTTGGCTTGA
- a CDS encoding tetratricopeptide repeat protein, with translation MNLFKNLIILLFGFSFCSLATESAFKCSEPKCVKDAAESIIDTNDVERVDLVIKQVDNLKDDVMWKKNMLGALYLIKKDPESIRLSEKHLHEAYKEGSKSAIHNLAELYFFKEDFDKSMYYLDLEREFNYKYPSVQYVDWTRLYAQHMYFGLPEIENKEEAIRLFKEICSLDTTGTTDYFLALDLLEKKNIKDAQFYLHNSIEAKNLNAILLYGDLYFEGRALDKDWKQAKNYYLKASGMNSDRAHMNLAVIFKSEQNAEKMKFHLTEAAKLGNAQARALFNKLKGK, from the coding sequence ATGAATTTATTTAAAAACTTAATTATACTTCTTTTTGGATTTAGTTTTTGTAGTTTAGCTACTGAATCTGCTTTTAAATGCAGTGAACCTAAGTGTGTTAAAGATGCCGCTGAATCAATAATTGACACCAATGATGTTGAGCGTGTCGATTTAGTTATTAAACAAGTTGATAACTTGAAGGATGATGTTATGTGGAAGAAAAACATGCTTGGGGCGCTCTACTTGATTAAAAAGGACCCTGAGAGTATTCGTTTATCGGAAAAACATCTTCACGAAGCGTATAAAGAAGGTTCTAAGTCGGCGATCCATAATTTAGCAGAGTTGTACTTTTTTAAAGAAGATTTTGACAAAAGTATGTACTACTTAGATTTAGAACGTGAGTTTAATTACAAATACCCTTCGGTTCAATATGTTGATTGGACAAGGCTATATGCTCAACATATGTATTTTGGTTTGCCTGAAATAGAGAATAAAGAAGAAGCTATTCGCTTATTTAAGGAGATTTGCAGTTTAGATACAACGGGTACTACAGATTATTTTCTAGCATTAGATTTACTTGAAAAGAAAAACATAAAAGACGCTCAGTTCTATTTGCATAACTCTATAGAGGCTAAGAATCTAAATGCCATTCTTTTGTACGGTGATCTGTATTTCGAGGGGAGAGCTTTAGATAAGGATTGGAAACAAGCAAAAAATTATTATTTAAAGGCATCAGGCATGAACTCTGATCGGGCGCATATGAATCTAGCTGTCATTTTTAAATCTGAGCAAAATGCTGAAAAAATGAAGTTCCATTTGACTGAGGCTGCTAAATTAGGAAATGCACAAGCAAGAGCGCTATTTAACAAATTAAAAGGGAAATAA